From the Synechococcus sp. HK01-R genome, one window contains:
- a CDS encoding SPFH domain-containing protein, whose product MEAFLGLPALVLIALLGSGSVKVTSGGRSRLVERLGKYDRELQPGLSFVLPVVEKVVSHESLKERVLDIPPQLCITRDNVSIEVDAVVYWQLLEHSRAYYAVDNLQAAMVNLVLTQIRAEMGKLDLDQTFTTRSEVNELLLKELDEATDPWGVKVTRVEMRDINPSPGVKQAMEAQMTAEREKRAAILRSEGEKESQLNEARGRAEALVLDARAQKEALLLDAEAQVKQQELLAKAKAEAALELARALEANPKAAEAMRLMLAKDWMAMGEQLAEAPAGSVLMVDPQSPASLLAALKQFQQG is encoded by the coding sequence ATGGAAGCCTTTCTCGGTCTGCCGGCGCTGGTGTTGATTGCCCTGTTGGGCAGCGGAAGCGTCAAGGTCACGAGCGGAGGCCGTTCTCGTCTGGTGGAGCGCCTTGGCAAATACGACCGTGAACTGCAGCCGGGCTTGTCCTTCGTGCTGCCGGTGGTGGAGAAAGTGGTGAGCCATGAATCGCTGAAGGAACGGGTGCTGGATATCCCCCCTCAGCTCTGCATCACCCGCGACAACGTGTCGATCGAAGTGGATGCCGTGGTGTATTGGCAGCTGCTCGAGCATTCCCGCGCTTATTACGCGGTCGACAATCTTCAGGCGGCGATGGTCAATCTGGTGCTCACCCAGATCAGGGCCGAGATGGGCAAGCTGGATCTCGATCAGACCTTCACCACCCGCAGTGAGGTGAATGAGTTGTTGCTGAAGGAACTGGATGAGGCCACGGACCCCTGGGGTGTGAAGGTGACCCGGGTGGAGATGCGCGACATCAATCCATCACCGGGTGTGAAGCAGGCGATGGAGGCGCAGATGACGGCGGAGCGGGAGAAGCGCGCGGCGATCCTGCGCTCCGAGGGCGAGAAGGAATCTCAGCTGAATGAGGCCCGCGGCCGTGCGGAGGCTTTGGTGCTGGATGCCCGTGCCCAGAAAGAAGCGCTGCTGCTCGATGCAGAAGCCCAGGTGAAGCAGCAGGAACTGCTTGCGAAAGCCAAGGCGGAGGCTGCCCTGGAGCTGGCCCGTGCCCTGGAAGCGAACCCAAAGGCCGCCGAAGCGATGCGGTTGATGTTGGCGAAGGATTGGATGGCGATGGGTGAACAGTTGGCCGAGGCCCCAGCCGGCAGTGTGCTGATGGTGGATCCCCAGTCGCCCGCCTCCTTGCTGGCGGCACTCAAGCAGTTTCAGCAGGGATAG
- a CDS encoding NfeD family protein — MPPFWIPLIWLLIAGGLLSLELAQPSFDGLMVAALAALLLSLLTALTPLPLLVQILLFLVLTVVGTIWLSRWSARRNPRPGQERQREDLAEVISAIPPGGEGRVRWHGQSWAASSLDLDQAISDGEQVLVVGRDGTQLQVIARFRP; from the coding sequence ATGCCCCCGTTCTGGATTCCACTGATCTGGCTCCTGATCGCTGGGGGGCTTCTGAGCCTGGAATTGGCCCAACCCAGCTTCGACGGCTTGATGGTCGCGGCCCTTGCAGCACTGCTGCTCTCTCTGCTGACGGCCCTGACCCCTCTGCCACTGCTGGTGCAGATTCTGTTGTTCCTGGTGCTGACCGTCGTCGGCACCATTTGGCTCAGCCGCTGGTCGGCTCGCCGCAATCCACGTCCTGGCCAGGAGCGCCAACGGGAGGATCTGGCTGAAGTGATCAGTGCTATCCCCCCGGGCGGCGAAGGTCGGGTGCGCTGGCATGGTCAGAGCTGGGCCGCCAGCTCCTTGGATCTCGACCAGGCAATCAGCGACGGCGAGCAGGTGCTCGTCGTGGGGCGGGACGGCACCCAGCTGCAGGTCATCGCCCGTTTCCGGCCCTGA
- a CDS encoding MAPEG family protein has translation MPLTSLFTASAAAPYAWSVLLSGAVVVLSIVPLGAARSQADFTMADMGAPRAMFERLPIWGRRASWAHQNSFEAFTLHAPAALLCVIAALHSGALPNTAITAALLQPLLRLLYIGAYVGNVPPLRGLCWASALLCTGTLYVEGLRALLATA, from the coding sequence ATGCCTTTAACCAGCCTGTTCACCGCCAGTGCCGCGGCACCCTACGCCTGGTCGGTGTTGCTTTCAGGGGCCGTTGTCGTCCTGAGCATCGTGCCCCTCGGAGCCGCCCGCTCCCAGGCGGATTTCACCATGGCCGACATGGGTGCGCCCCGGGCGATGTTCGAACGCCTGCCCATTTGGGGACGACGGGCCAGCTGGGCCCACCAGAACAGCTTCGAAGCCTTCACTCTCCACGCTCCCGCTGCCCTGCTCTGTGTGATCGCAGCTCTGCACAGCGGAGCACTTCCCAACACCGCAATCACAGCGGCCTTGCTTCAGCCGCTCCTTCGTCTCCTCTACATCGGGGCCTACGTCGGCAATGTGCCGCCCCTCCGTGGTCTCTGCTGGGCCAGCGCCTTGCTGTGCACAGGCACGCTCTATGTCGAAGGCCTCCGCGCCCTGCTCGCCACTGCCTGA
- a CDS encoding LysR substrate-binding domain-containing protein has translation MRYWLLGFPMLSVDALRMLDYQLWLRSGEQAAARLHCSQSTVSRNNSQTLALFGLSFHRRAGEWQLQGDQGLLLMERRVHQLARLRCGMAPARIEANFWAVPAFLDPLPEGWEGGVATHVGMARPLQLLRERVIDAWIGSYQPDLPVDDPDLAVFDLCSTAVHLVAAMDHPLAHQAELSEEDLSAFPSLALPAGMFPRTEAILRRQGLWRTRVRMKRYRPEFWQGRTEDQVTLTYANCLALNVMPGLVRLDYDLGLISGEALVVRRDLKDEALIQKLLASLRQRCLQLAERHPDLWPTLTLPVA, from the coding sequence ATGCGCTACTGGTTGCTCGGCTTTCCGATGCTCTCGGTTGATGCGTTGAGGATGCTGGATTACCAGCTCTGGCTGCGTTCCGGCGAGCAGGCGGCCGCCCGCCTGCACTGTTCTCAGAGCACGGTGTCGCGCAACAACAGTCAGACCCTGGCGCTCTTCGGGCTGTCGTTCCACCGCCGGGCTGGGGAGTGGCAGCTCCAGGGCGACCAGGGCCTGCTGCTGATGGAGCGTCGCGTCCATCAGCTGGCGCGACTGCGCTGCGGCATGGCTCCTGCGCGGATTGAGGCCAATTTCTGGGCAGTCCCAGCCTTCCTCGATCCTCTCCCTGAAGGCTGGGAGGGGGGAGTCGCAACCCATGTGGGTATGGCTCGCCCGCTGCAACTCCTGCGGGAGCGGGTGATCGACGCCTGGATCGGTAGTTATCAACCCGATCTGCCAGTGGATGATCCAGACCTTGCGGTCTTCGATCTCTGTTCCACAGCAGTGCATTTGGTTGCTGCCATGGATCACCCCTTGGCGCATCAGGCTGAACTGAGCGAGGAGGATCTGAGCGCGTTCCCGAGCCTTGCCCTGCCGGCAGGGATGTTCCCTCGTACTGAGGCGATTCTTCGCCGTCAGGGTCTCTGGCGGACCCGTGTGCGTATGAAGCGCTACAGGCCGGAGTTCTGGCAAGGGCGCACGGAAGATCAGGTGACGTTGACCTACGCCAACTGTCTGGCACTAAATGTCATGCCGGGGTTGGTGCGGCTGGATTACGACCTAGGGCTGATCAGTGGTGAAGCTCTGGTGGTCCGGCGTGATTTGAAGGATGAAGCCCTCATCCAAAAGCTGCTGGCTTCTCTGCGGCAACGCTGCCTTCAGCTAGCGGAGCGTCATCCTGACCTCTGGCCAACGTTGACCTTGCCAGTGGCTTAA
- the map gene encoding type I methionyl aminopeptidase: MNLFADLLAASGGAKATATGPRIQQRRGVEVKSARELKIMARASSIVASVLREIMASVEPGQTTADLDALAERRIRELGATPSFKGYHGFPASICASINNEVVHGIPSAKRVIRKGDLLKVDTGAYFEGYHGDSCVTICVGEVPEQARTLSRVAQESLMAGLAQIKAGNTLLDIAGAVEDHVKANGFSVVEDYTGHGVGRNLHEEPSVFNFRTDELPNVTLRPGMTLAVEPILNAGSKRCRTLKDRWTVVTQDGSLSAQWEHTIVVTSDGCEILTDRGDC, from the coding sequence ATGAATCTGTTTGCTGACCTGCTGGCAGCCTCTGGCGGTGCCAAGGCCACCGCGACTGGACCTCGGATCCAGCAGCGTCGTGGTGTGGAAGTGAAATCAGCCCGCGAGCTGAAGATCATGGCCCGGGCCAGCAGCATCGTGGCGTCTGTGCTGCGCGAGATCATGGCGTCGGTGGAACCCGGTCAGACCACCGCTGATCTTGATGCCCTCGCCGAACGACGGATCCGCGAGCTCGGTGCTACCCCCAGTTTCAAGGGCTATCACGGGTTCCCCGCCAGTATCTGCGCAAGCATCAACAACGAGGTGGTGCATGGTATCCCCAGTGCCAAACGGGTGATCCGCAAGGGGGATCTCCTCAAGGTCGACACGGGTGCGTATTTCGAGGGCTACCACGGTGATAGCTGCGTCACCATCTGCGTCGGCGAGGTGCCTGAGCAAGCCCGCACTCTCAGTCGTGTTGCCCAGGAGTCGCTGATGGCTGGACTGGCTCAGATCAAGGCCGGCAACACGCTGCTTGACATTGCAGGTGCCGTGGAAGACCACGTGAAGGCGAATGGATTCAGCGTGGTGGAGGACTACACGGGACACGGCGTTGGCCGCAATCTCCACGAAGAACCGTCCGTGTTCAATTTCCGCACCGATGAGTTGCCCAACGTGACCCTGCGGCCGGGGATGACGCTTGCGGTGGAGCCGATTCTCAATGCAGGCAGCAAGCGCTGTCGAACCTTGAAAGACCGTTGGACCGTCGTCACCCAGGACGGCAGCCTCTCCGCGCAGTGGGAGCACACGATCGTGGTCACGTCCGATGGCTGCGAGATCCTCACCGATCGGGGCGATTGCTGA
- a CDS encoding hyperconserved protein Hcp has translation MELDLQPGDVVKVLESAALGWVRARVIRVKSGGRVVVQSDQGREFTARGNQVRLIEPAGFRP, from the coding sequence ATGGAGTTGGATCTACAACCTGGTGATGTCGTCAAGGTGCTTGAGTCAGCCGCTCTCGGCTGGGTTCGTGCCCGTGTGATCCGTGTCAAATCCGGTGGTCGCGTGGTTGTTCAAAGTGACCAGGGTCGTGAATTCACTGCCCGCGGTAACCAGGTGCGCCTGATTGAACCCGCCGGCTTCCGACCCTGA
- the rplS gene encoding 50S ribosomal protein L19, translating into MAADPKETSPKEEATEVVTTESEVTATAVEEPAAVAGKPETPAAKAVAKLGAEALIREFEAAQLKSELPDIYVGDTVRVGVRISEGNKERVQPYEGVVIAKRHGGLNATITVRRIFQGIGVERVFMLHSPQVASIKVERRGKVRRAKLFYLRDRVGKATRVKQRFDR; encoded by the coding sequence ATGGCAGCGGATCCGAAAGAGACCTCCCCGAAGGAGGAAGCCACTGAGGTGGTGACAACCGAGAGCGAGGTCACTGCCACCGCAGTGGAAGAGCCTGCAGCTGTTGCAGGCAAACCTGAGACTCCTGCAGCAAAAGCAGTGGCCAAGCTCGGAGCCGAAGCTCTGATCCGGGAGTTTGAAGCCGCACAACTGAAATCCGAGCTTCCTGACATCTACGTGGGCGACACCGTTCGCGTGGGCGTGCGCATCAGTGAGGGCAACAAAGAACGCGTTCAGCCCTATGAAGGTGTCGTGATCGCCAAGCGCCATGGCGGCCTCAATGCCACCATCACCGTGCGTCGGATCTTCCAGGGCATCGGCGTGGAACGTGTGTTCATGCTTCACAGCCCCCAGGTGGCCTCCATCAAGGTGGAACGCCGCGGTAAGGTACGCAGGGCGAAGCTTTTCTATCTGCGAGACCGGGTGGGCAAGGCCACTCGTGTGAAGCAGCGCTTCGATCGCTGA
- the ebsA gene encoding type IV pilus biogenesis protein EbsA: MPTPSLDAQMALFAPYCGGRSREQDLLRVLAYWSGGEVRGVRSLMEASPHRFDLRWQPVRAPLESTACTLNIEAEPPLAYRFSVPAHQLMVWLMESGDRSDRLELPDRFWQWLLLEAGGEDL; this comes from the coding sequence GTGCCTACACCATCCCTCGATGCTCAGATGGCTTTGTTCGCTCCCTACTGCGGCGGTCGCAGTCGAGAGCAAGACCTGCTGCGGGTTCTGGCCTATTGGTCGGGGGGGGAGGTCCGCGGTGTGCGGAGTCTCATGGAGGCCTCGCCTCACCGGTTCGATCTGCGCTGGCAACCGGTCCGGGCACCGCTGGAAAGCACCGCTTGCACACTCAACATTGAGGCGGAGCCGCCGCTCGCCTACCGCTTCTCCGTTCCCGCCCATCAGCTGATGGTCTGGTTGATGGAAAGCGGTGATCGTTCTGATCGGCTGGAGCTCCCCGACCGCTTCTGGCAGTGGTTGCTGCTGGAAGCGGGAGGCGAAGACCTCTAA
- the gltX gene encoding glutamate--tRNA ligase, with protein sequence MSVRVRLAPSPTGTLHIGTARTAVFNWLFARRMGGSFLIRIEDTDRERSKPEFTANILDGLQWLGLDWDDEPVVQSTRIEEHRQAIQTLLDRGLAYRCYTTEEELNALRDRQRAAGQAPRYDNRHRNLSPEQEAAFQAEGRTAVIRFRIDDDASITWTDMVRGAMRWSGADLGGDMVIARRAPADAIGDPLYNLVVVVDDAAMAITHVIRGEDHIANTAKQLLLYEALGLEAPQFAHTPLILNAEGRKLSKRDGVTSISDFRAMGYTAEALANYMTLLGWSVPEGMEERFSLADAASVFSFERVNKAGARFDWDKLNWLNAQVLHGWQAPQLLMALSPLWQAQGWTLPADQAWQEALAELLGPSLTLLNDGIEQARPFFIEPDLEADALSQLDQEGARPALAALNALLESAPWDGCDSERGQALLKEAVDQAGVKKGVLMKSLRAALLGRLQGPDLMTTWGLLARIGHDRQRLQRCL encoded by the coding sequence GTGTCCGTTCGCGTTCGTCTGGCCCCCAGCCCCACGGGAACCCTTCACATCGGCACAGCTCGCACGGCGGTGTTCAACTGGTTATTCGCTCGGCGGATGGGCGGCTCCTTCCTCATCCGCATCGAAGACACCGATCGCGAACGCTCCAAGCCGGAATTCACCGCCAACATCCTCGACGGCCTGCAATGGCTCGGTCTCGACTGGGATGATGAGCCCGTGGTGCAGAGCACCAGGATCGAGGAGCACCGGCAGGCGATCCAGACCCTGCTCGACCGTGGTCTCGCCTACCGCTGCTACACAACGGAGGAAGAGCTCAATGCCCTGAGGGACCGTCAACGGGCGGCAGGCCAGGCCCCGCGTTACGACAACCGCCATCGCAATCTCAGCCCTGAACAGGAGGCCGCATTCCAGGCTGAGGGCCGAACTGCTGTCATCCGTTTCCGCATCGACGATGATGCATCGATCACTTGGACAGACATGGTCCGAGGCGCCATGCGCTGGAGCGGTGCTGACCTCGGCGGCGACATGGTGATCGCCCGACGGGCCCCCGCCGATGCAATCGGCGATCCCCTCTACAACCTTGTGGTGGTGGTGGATGACGCCGCCATGGCGATCACCCACGTGATCCGCGGCGAAGATCACATCGCCAACACCGCCAAGCAACTGCTTCTCTACGAAGCCCTGGGCCTCGAAGCCCCCCAGTTCGCCCACACCCCGCTGATCCTCAATGCCGAGGGGCGCAAGCTCTCCAAACGAGATGGGGTGACCTCCATCAGCGACTTCCGCGCCATGGGCTACACCGCAGAAGCCCTGGCCAATTACATGACCCTCCTCGGCTGGTCCGTTCCCGAAGGGATGGAGGAGCGCTTCAGCCTCGCAGATGCGGCCTCCGTGTTCAGTTTTGAGCGGGTCAACAAGGCCGGGGCCCGCTTTGACTGGGACAAGCTCAACTGGCTCAATGCCCAGGTGCTGCATGGATGGCAGGCGCCGCAGCTGCTTATGGCCCTCTCCCCCCTCTGGCAAGCGCAGGGATGGACTTTGCCTGCGGATCAGGCCTGGCAGGAGGCCCTGGCTGAGCTGCTCGGACCGTCACTCACCCTTCTGAACGACGGCATCGAGCAGGCGCGGCCCTTCTTCATCGAACCCGACCTGGAGGCCGATGCCCTCTCTCAACTGGACCAGGAAGGAGCTCGACCGGCCCTGGCAGCCCTCAACGCACTGCTGGAGTCAGCCCCCTGGGATGGTTGCGACAGCGAGCGCGGGCAAGCACTGCTGAAAGAGGCGGTTGACCAGGCCGGGGTAA
- a CDS encoding PepSY domain-containing protein, giving the protein MVWLRSIRQWHRWLAPFVLLPLLLTVGSGVGYRLARDWAGFSRDQVHWLMVLHEGEWLGPKLEPVLVLLNGLGLLWMLITGATMLVQQWKRPFGTPSREQGEAKG; this is encoded by the coding sequence TTGGTCTGGCTGCGCAGCATCCGCCAATGGCATCGCTGGCTGGCGCCCTTCGTTTTGTTGCCACTGCTGCTCACCGTTGGCTCAGGGGTGGGCTACCGGTTGGCAAGAGACTGGGCAGGTTTCAGTCGGGACCAGGTGCACTGGCTGATGGTGCTGCATGAAGGTGAGTGGCTGGGCCCCAAGCTGGAACCCGTGCTGGTGCTCCTGAATGGTCTTGGGCTCCTCTGGATGCTGATCACCGGCGCGACGATGCTCGTGCAGCAGTGGAAACGACCGTTCGGAACGCCATCAAGGGAGCAAGGGGAGGCGAAAGGGTAA
- a CDS encoding YajQ family cyclic di-GMP-binding protein: protein MASTFSFDVVSDFDRQELVNTLDQVRRDIGTRYDLKDSGTEIELEETEVVITTASDMTLQAVEDVLRTKATKRNLSLKIFDFQTPEAVGGNRVKQVVKLRKGLSQEIAKKLSKIVRDELKKVTVAIQGESLRITGKSKDDLQQAIQLLKTKEEELDVPLQFENYR, encoded by the coding sequence ATGGCCAGCACCTTTTCCTTTGATGTGGTCTCGGATTTCGACCGCCAGGAGCTGGTGAACACCCTCGATCAGGTCCGTCGGGATATCGGTACCCGCTACGACCTGAAGGACTCGGGAACGGAGATTGAGCTGGAGGAAACCGAGGTGGTGATCACCACCGCCAGCGATATGACTCTCCAGGCAGTGGAGGATGTGCTGCGAACCAAGGCCACGAAGCGCAATCTTTCCCTCAAGATCTTTGATTTCCAGACGCCGGAGGCCGTGGGTGGTAACCGGGTGAAGCAGGTGGTGAAATTGCGCAAAGGCCTCAGTCAGGAGATTGCTAAGAAACTGAGCAAGATTGTGCGCGATGAACTCAAGAAGGTGACGGTGGCGATTCAGGGAGAGAGCCTGCGCATCACCGGAAAGAGCAAGGACGACTTGCAACAGGCGATTCAGTTGCTGAAAACGAAGGAGGAGGAGTTGGATGTTCCCCTGCAGTTTGAGAACTATCGCTGA
- a CDS encoding phosphotransacetylase family protein, with protein MGNTLLIGSCEPFSGKSALVLGLARALASGGRQVRFGKPLATSLEWSPSAGPLPDPLIDDDVRFVGSTLGLGDDQLIPSLHLLSPVTADARLAQGQLAAGDGFIQLRNELSQHQDGVTLLEAAGSLHEGLLYGLSLVQLAQGLQAPVVLVHLWQDSRSVDALLAARDQLGDRLMGIVLNAVTPDEVEELQRHVVPALEGLGLQVFGVMPRSPLLRSVTVGELVRRLDARVICCEERLELLVETLSIGAMNVNSAMEFFRRRRNMAVVTGADRTDIQLAALEASTQCLILTGAGEPLPQLISRADELEVPLLKVESDTLATVEVIEQAFGHVRLHEAVKATYAFRLVEEHCQLDRIFSALDQSA; from the coding sequence ATGGGCAACACCTTGCTGATCGGATCCTGTGAACCTTTCAGCGGGAAGTCCGCCTTAGTGCTGGGTTTGGCTCGAGCCCTCGCGAGTGGTGGCCGCCAGGTGCGGTTCGGCAAACCGCTGGCCACCAGCCTCGAGTGGAGTCCCTCCGCAGGGCCGCTCCCCGATCCGCTCATCGATGACGATGTGCGCTTCGTCGGCAGCACCTTGGGTCTTGGTGATGATCAGCTGATCCCCTCATTGCATCTGCTGTCGCCGGTCACGGCGGATGCACGCCTCGCCCAGGGCCAGCTCGCCGCCGGTGATGGTTTCATTCAGCTGCGGAACGAGCTCTCTCAGCATCAGGACGGGGTCACCTTGCTGGAGGCAGCAGGCAGTCTTCACGAAGGTCTGCTCTATGGACTCAGCCTTGTGCAGCTGGCCCAGGGCCTTCAGGCACCGGTGGTGCTTGTGCATCTCTGGCAGGACAGCCGCAGCGTTGATGCTCTGCTCGCGGCCCGTGACCAGCTCGGTGATCGCTTGATGGGCATCGTGCTGAATGCCGTTACCCCTGATGAAGTGGAGGAACTGCAGCGTCATGTGGTGCCCGCCCTCGAGGGGCTTGGCCTGCAGGTCTTTGGCGTGATGCCTCGTTCGCCCCTGCTGCGCAGCGTCACCGTCGGAGAACTCGTGCGTCGTCTCGATGCAAGGGTGATCTGCTGTGAGGAGCGGCTTGAACTCCTGGTGGAGACCCTGAGCATTGGCGCCATGAATGTGAACTCAGCCATGGAGTTTTTCCGTCGACGCCGCAACATGGCCGTGGTGACGGGCGCGGATCGTACCGATATTCAGCTGGCCGCCCTTGAGGCGTCCACCCAGTGTCTGATCTTGACCGGTGCCGGCGAGCCCCTGCCCCAGCTGATCAGTCGCGCCGATGAATTGGAGGTGCCGCTCCTGAAGGTGGAGAGCGACACGCTCGCCACCGTTGAAGTGATTGAACAAGCCTTCGGGCATGTCCGTCTGCATGAGGCGGTGAAGGCCACGTATGCCTTCCGGCTCGTGGAGGAGCACTGTCAACTGGATCGCATTTTCTCCGCCCTCGACCAGTCGGCCTGA
- a CDS encoding DNA recombination-mediator protein A, which produces MSLSRSLDLPALDRVDTLAQELALLQDKGKRRIAILGSRHVPVVAIHLIELIARSLAQEGHSLMTSGAQGVNAAVIRGVLEVDPARLTVLLPQSLDRQSSEIRDQLERVLHLIEKPEHDDLPLPMASSLCNQDIINRCDQLICLAFHDSETLLNSCRFAEDMGKVVSLLFFD; this is translated from the coding sequence ATGTCCTTGAGCCGCTCCCTTGACCTTCCTGCCCTCGATCGGGTGGACACCCTGGCGCAGGAACTGGCCCTGCTTCAGGACAAGGGAAAACGGCGGATCGCAATTCTTGGTAGCCGCCATGTGCCAGTGGTGGCCATCCATCTGATCGAATTGATCGCCCGCTCTCTGGCCCAGGAGGGGCACTCCCTGATGACCTCAGGAGCCCAGGGGGTCAACGCCGCGGTCATCCGCGGTGTGCTCGAAGTCGACCCCGCGCGCCTCACGGTGCTCCTGCCCCAGAGCCTCGATCGGCAATCATCGGAGATCCGCGATCAGCTCGAACGGGTGCTGCATCTGATTGAGAAGCCCGAGCATGACGATCTGCCCCTGCCGATGGCCAGCAGTCTCTGCAATCAGGACATCATCAACCGCTGTGACCAGCTGATCTGTCTGGCCTTCCATGACAGCGAAACCCTGCTGAACAGCTGCCGCTTTGCGGAGGACATGGGCAAGGTTGTGAGTCTTCTGTTCTTCGACTGA
- a CDS encoding ParA family protein — protein MFLTVFGQKGGVAKTCTSVHLSAVWARRGFNVCLVDADRNRSATAYGARGLLDFSVVPIEAAAKATRAADIVVTDGQASSQDDELNRLSEGSDLIVLPTTPQARSVELTIELASMLRSKEVPACVLMVKVDSRKQRHAHEAKAILVDFGLQVLRAEIPLLAAFDKAEVQGSIVMDAVDDRGRADRRRMLGWTAYCAAAAEIEAIHRAAQAVAGDSGLDGLAA, from the coding sequence ATGTTTCTCACCGTCTTTGGTCAGAAGGGAGGGGTCGCCAAAACCTGCACAAGTGTGCACTTATCTGCGGTCTGGGCAAGACGAGGATTCAATGTCTGCCTTGTTGATGCTGATCGCAATCGATCAGCGACGGCCTATGGAGCCAGGGGGTTGCTTGATTTCTCGGTGGTTCCCATCGAGGCGGCGGCCAAGGCGACCCGTGCTGCCGACATCGTTGTGACCGATGGTCAGGCCAGTAGTCAGGATGACGAGTTGAACAGGCTGTCTGAAGGATCTGATTTGATTGTTCTGCCGACTACCCCACAGGCTCGATCGGTTGAACTCACGATTGAGCTGGCCTCAATGTTGCGAAGCAAGGAGGTTCCAGCTTGTGTGTTGATGGTGAAAGTTGACTCGCGTAAGCAGCGGCATGCCCACGAAGCCAAGGCAATCCTGGTGGATTTTGGTTTGCAAGTTCTCAGGGCTGAAATTCCTCTGCTGGCAGCCTTTGATAAGGCTGAGGTGCAGGGAAGCATCGTGATGGACGCGGTGGATGATCGTGGTCGAGCTGATCGTCGGCGCATGCTCGGTTGGACTGCCTACTGCGCGGCTGCTGCTGAGATCGAAGCGATCCATCGGGCTGCCCAGGCCGTAGCCGGTGACTCCGGGCTGGATGGACTTGCGGCCTGA
- a CDS encoding SDR family oxidoreductase: MAQTSSLPSAVDHQRWQGRRIGITGAQGALGQALSRRFQALGAHVVGLTHREPPCDAASATTASQSWVQWHCGREQELAPVLAQLDLLVLNHGINPGADQRSLTLNRALEVNALSSWRLLEHYERIAAELPPGSEPREVWVNTSEAEIQPALSPAYELSKRLLGQLVSLRWSEHQRSPIPSLRLRKLVLGPFRSELNPIGVMSADWVAGQVILQARLGLPLVIVTPNPLTYLLMPLSELGRAAYNRLISNRPDR; the protein is encoded by the coding sequence ATGGCCCAGACCAGCTCCCTCCCATCCGCCGTCGACCACCAGCGTTGGCAGGGTCGCCGGATTGGCATCACCGGTGCCCAGGGAGCCCTGGGCCAGGCCCTGAGCCGTCGATTTCAGGCCCTAGGCGCGCACGTGGTGGGCCTGACGCACCGAGAGCCCCCCTGCGATGCGGCAAGCGCAACCACGGCAAGTCAGAGCTGGGTGCAGTGGCACTGTGGCCGCGAGCAGGAGCTCGCACCCGTGCTGGCCCAACTGGATCTGCTGGTGCTCAACCACGGGATCAATCCCGGGGCTGACCAGCGCAGCCTCACCCTCAATCGCGCCCTGGAGGTGAACGCCCTGAGCAGCTGGCGACTGCTCGAGCACTACGAGCGGATCGCCGCGGAGCTGCCTCCCGGCTCCGAGCCACGGGAGGTTTGGGTGAACACCTCGGAGGCAGAGATCCAGCCCGCCTTAAGCCCCGCCTATGAACTGAGCAAGCGTCTGCTCGGACAACTGGTGAGCCTCCGCTGGAGTGAGCATCAGCGCAGCCCAATCCCATCCTTGCGCCTACGCAAGCTCGTGCTGGGACCGTTCCGATCCGAACTGAATCCCATTGGCGTGATGTCAGCCGATTGGGTGGCGGGTCAAGTGATCCTGCAGGCCCGGCTCGGACTGCCCCTGGTGATCGTGACCCCAAACCCCCTGACTTATCTGCTGATGCCCCTGAGCGAACTAGGGCGGGCCGCCTACAACAGGCTGATCAGCAATCGCCCCGATCGGTGA